The segment TCCTTCGTAATTCGCGTTCGGCCAGCGCCAGATTGGTTCGCGCTAGATCCACTTGGGACTCAGGGGCATCGAGGGTCCCAATCATCGTTTGCGCCGCCAGTTGCTGGCTTAATGACTCATCGAGCGAAATCAAAGCATCCCCGTGAACCGTGCGCGCAGTGTCAACTTGCTGGGCGGTCACCATGCCACGCGGTAGTAGGTTTTCAAGTCGTTGAAGCGACTGACGGGTGAGTTCAACGTGATTGCGGGCGCGATCAATCTGGCGACTAGCAATCTCAGCATTGGTCTGCTGGACAGAGAGCAAGCGACCACCCGTCTCGAGTTCGGCTTCGGCAGTGCGTAGCATCGCACGCGCCTGTTCCACACGAAGCTCGTAAGGCTCTGGATCAATACGAAACAGTAAGTCTCCAGCATCCACGAAGACATTGTCCTCAACAAACACCTCTGCGATAGGCCCCGGCACGTTGGTCGATATTGGCACGATGGTGGCACTCACCGCAGCATGGTCAGTACGCAAGTTGGTGCCACGCTGCATGGCCGCGAAGACGATAGCAGCAATGGCGCTAGCAATCAGCGCGAAGCCAATCACCCGCGCGGCAAAGATGCGCATACCCGGTTCGCGTTGAGCCGATATGCCTTTCGGGTTATTCATATCGTTCTGGTTATGTTTATCGTTCTGGTTATTTTTATCGTTCTGGTTACTCATATTGTCAGTACTCCCGTCCAGAGCGCCCAGATCATGATGCCGCTAAAAATTGCTGCGCTGAGATAGGTCAACGGCGACATCGGTAGGTGCTCGTGCAGCCCAACTCGAATGAACAGCAGCCGCAGTATGACCGAGCATATAACACCGAGCAGGGCTGCAATCAGCCAGACTGGGAAGAACGATCCGTACAGAGATATTGTTGGCGAATGAGCATGCATAGAGCACCCCGCAAGCATCATTGGCATCAGAAAGGTTGCCAACCTAGGAAGAAGCGAACAACCTACCCCACCCTTCGAGAGCCTGCGGCAGAAAGCAGCCAGAATCATTGCCTCACCTCTTTAGATGCTTGATATTTCTGTTTTCTGGTGCCAACCCGATAGCCGCCGATGAGTATGAGCAAAATCGATCGCTTTTGATTTTTGCTAAACCTTTCCAAATTCCAGCCCCACATAGCCATATCGCATGCTCCCTTTTGTTATTTTGAAGCGATCGTGTTTTCGATTAGCTCGCCAGCGGTGGCAATAGATGCTTTATCGTATAATATAAAATCCCCTGAGTCCTTAAACCTGACACGAAACTCTATGTAACTGTCAACCTTTAAGATTCAACAGCAGAGCTTAATAAGTAGAGTGGCGAGTAGTTGCAGCAAGGGCTGAGTATTACGTCCTTTATTACCACTTTGAGTGAGAAACTAAAAAGTCTGAGTCCTGTGCAATGAACGCAGGCCTTGAGCATTAACTGAGTGAACCACCCCGCTATTAAAGGGCAGTTCACTACACAGCGAGGCTTAAGTAAAAAAACTCTAGAGGGGACTAAATTAGATAAAGAGGACTAAATTAGATAGAGAGGCCTGCGTTAGATAGTACCAACACTGACTTCTCTAGTGAGCGGTCAATTAATATGGCCCTATCTTTTTATTCCTATTGTTTTACCCATAGCGCTGACGAAGTTGATTTGCAGCTTCCACCATATTAGCCAATGCAGGCTCTACTTCTGCCCAGCCGCGTGTTTTCAGTCCACAATCAGGGTTCACCCATAGCCGTTCGGCAGGGATTTTCTCTAGCGCTTTTTCCATCAGCGCTACCATCCATTCAACATCCGGAATATTGGGCGTGTGAATATCATAAACCCCTGGCCCAATTTCGTTCGGGTATGCAAAATCCTGAAAAGCGTCAAGCAACTCCATATCGGAGCGAGACGTTTCAATAGTAATCACATCCGCGTCTAGCGCAGCGATGGCACCAATGATGTCATTAAACTCCGAATAGCACATATGAGTGTGGATCTGGGTGCTATCCTTAACACCAGCAGCGCTTAGCTGGAAGCTTTCTACTGCCCAATCTAAATAGGATTGCCACTCGTGCTGGCGCAGAGGTAAGCCTTCACGTAGCGCGGGCTCGTCAATTTGAATGACCTGAATACCGGCTTTTTCCAAATCCAACACTTCGTCACGCAGCGCCAGGGCAATCTGGCGGCAGGTGATTGCTCGAGACTGATCATTACGCACAAACGACCACTGCAAAATCGTCACAGGCCCTGTCAACATACCTTTCATGGGCTTGTCGGTGAGCGACTGGGCATATTTGCTCCATCTCACCGTCATCGGTGCTGGGCGGGTAACATCACCAAAAATGATCGGTGGTTTCACGCAGCGAGAGCCATAACTTTGCACCCAGCCGAAGCGAGTAAAGGCGAAGCCTTCTAATTGTTCTCCAAAGTACTCCACCATGTCATTACGTTCAGCCTCACCATGAACAGGCACATCAAGCCCTAATGCTTCCTGGCGTTCTACGGCGTAGCCAATTTCTTCCTGCATACGGGTTTCATAATCCGTTTGGCTCAGTTCACCAGCTTTAAATGCCCGGCGGGCAACGCGTATCTCTTCTGTTTGCGGAAAAGAACCAATGGTAGTGGTGGGAAACAGCGGTAACGCAAGCGTTCGACGCTGTGCCAGTGCGCGGGCAACATAAGGTGACTGGCGTTGACTATCTTGAGCCGTTATTGCTGCTAGACGTGAGTTAACATCCGGCTGATGAATTCGGGTTGATACCAGACGCGTATCCAGAGCGCGCGTTGCGTCGCTCACCCGCTGCTCATCAATGGGCCTTGTTCGGTTATCAATTAGCCGAGAGAGGGTCACCACTTCATCCAACTTTTGTCGTGCAAATGCTAGCCAGCTTACCAGCTCGCCATCTAGCTCAGCTTCTTGGGACAAGTCTACCGGCACGTGCAGCAGCGAACAGCTGGGCGCCAGCCATAAACGCTGTCCTAAACGCACTTTTAAGGGCAGTAAACGTTCACGTAGGGCCGCCAAATCAGCACGCCAAATATTACGACCATCCACTAAGCCAATTGAAAGCACTTGATGAGGGCTTAATCGATCAATCACGCTCTCTATCTGACCCGGCGCTCGGACAGCATCAATATGTAAACCAGCCACTGGCAGGCGAGTGGTTAGCGAAAGGTTATCACCCAGCGCACCAAAGTAAGTGGCCACGAGTAGCTTCAACGGCGCCGATTGGAGGCGGTGGTAGGCACGCTCATACGCCTGCTGCCAAGCCAGCGGCAGATCTTGCACCAAAGCAGGCTCGTCAAGCTGCACCCACTCAATACCTTGGGTGGCTAGGCGTGCCAGAATTTCGCCATACACATTTAATACATTGTCTAGCAGGCTCAGCCGATCAAAATCACTACCTTTAATCTTACCCAGCCATAGCCAAGTCAGTGGGCCGGTCAGCGCCACTTTAGGCGTAAAGCCTGCCTGTAAGGCTTCCTCTACCTCATTAAATAATCGTTCAGACGCAAGCGTAAACGTCTGCCCCTCATGCAGTTCAGGTACTAGGTAATGGTAGTTGGTATCGAAATACTTGGTCATTTCGCAAGCAGCTGCAGGTGTGCCGCAAGGGGCGCGACCACGAGCCATGCGAAACGCGGTATCTAAATCAACGTTGCCTGCGCTAACTTCGTGCTGCGCATTAAAACGCGCGGGCACCGCGCCTAGCATGACGGATACATTAAGTACTTGGTCGTAAAACGCAAAATCGCCAACACTAATAAAGTCAAGGCCAGCGTTTTGTTGAGCCTGCCAATGAGAAAGCCTAAGCGCTTGCCCAGTTGCTTCAAGTTCTTCCCGAGATATGTCGCCTTTCCAATAAGCTTCGGTGGCTTTTTTAAGTTCGCGCTGAGCGCCAATACGGGGATAGCCGAGAATATGAGAAACTGTCATGATGAAACCTTTCAACGTGAATGATTTCGCACAGTCTGCTCACCCCCAAAATATGAATCAAACTAAAGTTTTTAATATCAAACATGAAAAACACTCACAATGATTGAATTACGCCACCTGCGCACGCTGCTCGCCCTCCGGGAAACCGGTTCTTTAGTGGAAGCTGCTGAGCGGGTTCACCTAACGCAGTCGGCCCTTTCCCATCAGTTAAAAGACTTGGAAGGTCGCGTTGACAGT is part of the Halomonas sp. GT genome and harbors:
- a CDS encoding HlyD family efflux transporter periplasmic adaptor subunit, which codes for MSNQNDKNNQNDKHNQNDMNNPKGISAQREPGMRIFAARVIGFALIASAIAAIVFAAMQRGTNLRTDHAAVSATIVPISTNVPGPIAEVFVEDNVFVDAGDLLFRIDPEPYELRVEQARAMLRTAEAELETGGRLLSVQQTNAEIASRQIDRARNHVELTRQSLQRLENLLPRGMVTAQQVDTARTVHGDALISLDESLSQQLAAQTMIGTLDAPESQVDLARTNLALAERELRRTDVRAPISGRITGLDLGVGTYVVTGVSLFSLIDTEDWVVTALFRETELPRIRAGAPVDVFVMSAPTQRLSGRVQSLGYGVRTTDTISVLGLPIIDSSVDWVRVAQRFPVTIRLEEPPEELMRVGASASVIIHSAEEHE
- a CDS encoding YtcA family lipoprotein, translating into MILAAFCRRLSKGGVGCSLLPRLATFLMPMMLAGCSMHAHSPTISLYGSFFPVWLIAALLGVICSVILRLLFIRVGLHEHLPMSPLTYLSAAIFSGIMIWALWTGVLTI
- the metE gene encoding 5-methyltetrahydropteroyltriglutamate--homocysteine S-methyltransferase, yielding MTVSHILGYPRIGAQRELKKATEAYWKGDISREELEATGQALRLSHWQAQQNAGLDFISVGDFAFYDQVLNVSVMLGAVPARFNAQHEVSAGNVDLDTAFRMARGRAPCGTPAAACEMTKYFDTNYHYLVPELHEGQTFTLASERLFNEVEEALQAGFTPKVALTGPLTWLWLGKIKGSDFDRLSLLDNVLNVYGEILARLATQGIEWVQLDEPALVQDLPLAWQQAYERAYHRLQSAPLKLLVATYFGALGDNLSLTTRLPVAGLHIDAVRAPGQIESVIDRLSPHQVLSIGLVDGRNIWRADLAALRERLLPLKVRLGQRLWLAPSCSLLHVPVDLSQEAELDGELVSWLAFARQKLDEVVTLSRLIDNRTRPIDEQRVSDATRALDTRLVSTRIHQPDVNSRLAAITAQDSQRQSPYVARALAQRRTLALPLFPTTTIGSFPQTEEIRVARRAFKAGELSQTDYETRMQEEIGYAVERQEALGLDVPVHGEAERNDMVEYFGEQLEGFAFTRFGWVQSYGSRCVKPPIIFGDVTRPAPMTVRWSKYAQSLTDKPMKGMLTGPVTILQWSFVRNDQSRAITCRQIALALRDEVLDLEKAGIQVIQIDEPALREGLPLRQHEWQSYLDWAVESFQLSAAGVKDSTQIHTHMCYSEFNDIIGAIAALDADVITIETSRSDMELLDAFQDFAYPNEIGPGVYDIHTPNIPDVEWMVALMEKALEKIPAERLWVNPDCGLKTRGWAEVEPALANMVEAANQLRQRYG